ATTACGTCCATAACCGAGGCAATTTCTGCTTTACATTGAATAATAGAATTAATTAATTTTGAGTTTGTTTTTTCAATTTGGTTTGAGTGAAATTGAACTTTAAACTCAGTGAACTTAAGTCCATTTGCCGTTGAAATAACTACAACTTTCTCCCCTGTTTGTATGTTTCCTTTTTCGATTTGTTTGAAAAGAGCGGCAAGAGCAACTCCAGTGTGCGGATCATTGTAAAGTCCGTGTAAGTCTCCTCTTGCTGCTGCATCGGCTAATTCATGTTCGTCTGCTTCTTCTACGATTCCATTGAATTTTTGTAAAATGGATACAGCTTTTTTGTAGGAAACGGGATTTCCAATTTGAATAGCAGAAGCTAATGTTTTTTTGGCTTCAACGGGGGTAAATTCCGAATATCCTTTCAAGTAGGATTGGTAAAGTGGATTTGCGTTGTGAGCTTGTGCGAGGATGATGCGAGGCAGTTTCTTGATTAAACCAAGTTCGAATAACATTTCGAAACCGTTTCCGAGTGCAGAAACATTTCCTAAATTTCCCCCCGGAATAATAATCCAATCTGGAACTTGCCAACCTAACTGTTGCACTATTTCTACGGAAATAGTTTTTTGTCCTTCTATTCGAAGAGAATTCATGGAGTTTGCAAGATAAATTCCCGCTTCTTTAGAAACTTCCTGTACAATTTTCATGCAACCGTCAAAATCCGTATCTAGAGAAATTACTTTGGCTCCGTTTGAAACTGGTTGAATCAATTGTGCATTGGATACTTTATTTGCTGGTAAAAAAACAATTGTTGGTATACCGGCCTTAGCCGCATAAGATGCAAGTGCTGCGGAAGTATCTCCTGTGCTTGCGCAAGCAACTGCTTTGATTTTGGCTCCGTCCGCGATTAGTTGGTTGACGTGACTTACTAATACAGTCATACCTAAATCCTTAAAAGAACCAGTATGAGAAACTCCGCATTGTTTAACATAAAGTGCTGAAAGATTTAATTCTTTCGCAAGACGTTTTGCTTCATAGAGATGAGTATTACCCTCACCCGAGCTTATAATATTTTCCTCACGCATGGCAGGTAAAACCCATTCGCGTTTGTTCCAAATTCCTGATTGATTCGGGAAACGAACATCTTTGAGTCTATCGTCAAATAGATTCTTCCATTCGTCAGGGGAATTTTTTTTAAGTTCGTTTAGATCGTGTTTAACTTGTAAAAGGTCTCCACATTTTTTGCAGAGGTATACAATTTCTTGTAGTTCATATTCACTTTTACAATTAGGATTAATACACTGAAAGAGTGCCGAATATTTTAGTTTAGATGTTGCAGTTACCATAATTTATCAATCTATTTTCAACCGACATAGTAAATATAGCAAGAAAAATTTACTCCTAAACCTCTGAATTCAAAATAGAATCAAAAAGTTTTTTACTAACTCACTTTCTAATTTTGCTACAACAATATGCGAATGAGTAGTCAAATTAGTATCAAGTTGGCTTAGGTTTACATTAGGAGAAATTTGAAGGTTTTAGGTTGAAGAAATCACTTTCATCGCAGGATGTTTTTTTAGTAAAGCAAGCGATTTTGCGGTTAACTCTTTGCCGCTTAGGGTATTGTTCCAAACATTGAGTCCGGAAGGATGTGGAAGTGCAATCCAATCAAATTTAATTCCGTATAATTCTATTTTAAACAGCCGGCCAATTACGTCGTTTAGTTTGTATTTTTTATCTTTTATAAAAAGGTCAATTGCCATTTTGCCAATGGGAATTACGAGTTCTGGTTTGTGAAATTCTATTTCGTATTTCAAATAAACGCTACAGTTTTTGATTTCTTCTGGAGAAGGTCTTCTATCGCCTACTTTTGCTTTGCCAGGAAAACAGCGGCAAACGGCAGACATGTTTACGTTGTGTCGAAAAATATCTTCTTCGATTCCAATAGAACTTAACCATTTGAATAAAGTTTTACCGGCAGTGTAAGAAAAAGGTTTACCGTGTTTTTCCTCATGGATGCCGGGTGCTTGTCCAATCGAAATGATTCTTGTTTTTTTAACAG
This sequence is a window from Leptospiraceae bacterium. Protein-coding genes within it:
- a CDS encoding uracil-DNA glycosylase family protein, translating into MLSQAEAWQKTMQFKSYNEFVNTLYACQKCKAMQGKPIVGSVKKTRIISIGQAPGIHEEKHGKPFSYTAGKTLFKWLSSIGIEEDIFRHNVNMSAVCRCFPGKAKVGDRRPSPEEIKNCSVYLKYEIEFHKPELVIPIGKMAIDLFIKDKKYKLNDVIGRLFKIELYGIKFDWIALPHPSGLNVWNNTLSGKELTAKSLALLKKHPAMKVISST
- the thrC gene encoding threonine synthase, whose translation is MVTATSKLKYSALFQCINPNCKSEYELQEIVYLCKKCGDLLQVKHDLNELKKNSPDEWKNLFDDRLKDVRFPNQSGIWNKREWVLPAMREENIISSGEGNTHLYEAKRLAKELNLSALYVKQCGVSHTGSFKDLGMTVLVSHVNQLIADGAKIKAVACASTGDTSAALASYAAKAGIPTIVFLPANKVSNAQLIQPVSNGAKVISLDTDFDGCMKIVQEVSKEAGIYLANSMNSLRIEGQKTISVEIVQQLGWQVPDWIIIPGGNLGNVSALGNGFEMLFELGLIKKLPRIILAQAHNANPLYQSYLKGYSEFTPVEAKKTLASAIQIGNPVSYKKAVSILQKFNGIVEEADEHELADAAARGDLHGLYNDPHTGVALAALFKQIEKGNIQTGEKVVVISTANGLKFTEFKVQFHSNQIEKTNSKLINSIIQCKAEIASVMDVINTL